GTGATCTGCTCGATAATTTCCCGCATGAAATAAGGCACGACGACCGGGACTTCGCCGTCCAGTTCCACGTTGGCTTCCTGTTCCATGATTTCAATCCCCAGGCTGCGGTCACGCGGGTAATGCGTGTGAATGACTGAGCCGATCCGGTCTTTGAGCTGCGGGATCACTTTTCCACTCCGGTTGAAAGTGGACGGATTGGAAGAGAACAGAATCAGCATGTCCAGATCGAAGCGGATTGGATAGCCGCGAATCTGGACGTCCCGTTCTTCCAGAATATTGAACAGGCCGACCTGCACGAGTTCGTCCAGTTCCGGCAGTTCATTCATGGCAAAGATGCCGCGATGCATGCGGGGAATCAGACCGAAGTGCAGGGCACTTTCCGCTGACATGCTTTCGCCGTGCGCGAGTTTGGCGGGATCGATTTCACCAATGACGTCGGCGAATTTGGTTCCGGGGGCCAGACGTTCGGCGTAGCGGTCTTCACGGGACCACCAGGCAATAGGAACTTCGTGGTCAGGAGTGTTTGCCAGGAATTTGCGACCGGTGCTGGTAATCGGTTGATAGGGATCGTCGTGGACCGGCGATTCGGGAATGTCGAGATACGGGATTTCGGGGTCGAGAAAACGGACGAGTAACCGCATGATGCGGCTTTTGGCCTGGCCTTTTTCTCCCAGGAAGAGCATGTCATGTTCTGAAAGTAACGCCAGCACGATATCCGGAATGACGGTGTCATCATAACCGACGATGCCGGGAAAGAGTTCCTCGCCGCTCTGCAGAGCACGCATTAAGTTATCATAAATCTCACGTTTGACCGTTTTGCTTTGCCAACCGCTTTCGCGAAGTTCCGCCAGATTGGTGGGACGATTCATAAAGGATTCTCATTCTGCTGTGATGAAGCGGGATTGTAGTTCTTAGACATTACTGCTCTGAACAGGTCAGGCAAGCCGACTCGTTCGCTGAAAAGATCAAGGCTCTATTTATCATAGACGAAACAGGAGCGGCGGCTATAGTGCAGTTGTTCAGGGGTTCTGGATTCAGTGAAAAAGGATTCTCGCCTCCTGATTTCAGACGCCTGTATTGGGATCACTGACTTTATCGGAATTCAGGTAGGCAATGATGTGTGCGGTGGTGCCTGCTCCCTCTTGAGACTCCAGCCAGAACTTTCCTTTAATAAGCGACAGGCGGAACTCGACATTACTCAGACCAATTCCACTGGCATCCGAAAGCTGGTGATCAAGTTGCTCTGTGTCAAAGCCAATTCCCTGATCTGAGACAGTCACTTCAATATCCTGGTTCGGCAAGTGTTTCAAACTGACATGTGCTTCGTCTGTTTGTGAATGCTTAACGACATTAAACAGCAGCTCGCGGATGCATTCATATAACACAATTTTTGAGGTTTCACTTTTCGGGTTGGCACGTTGATCGAGATCGAGAGTCACGTTGAGCTTATAGCGTTCTTTCATGTTCTGAGCTAACCACTCCACCGCGGTCGCCAGCCCCTCTTCGTGTAACACAACCGGATTCAGCTCTGCGGTTAAAGAACGAGTGATTTCGAGCCCTTGATTCAATAGCTCATCGGCGCGTACCAGTGTCTGCTTAATCGTTTCATCCGTCGTGTCATTTTTGGCAATATCAAGGTGGATGCGAACTCCGACCAGGACCTGTTGCAGATGATCGTGCAGAATATTGGCAAGATTGCGGCGTTCCTGCTGCCCGGCGACGGCGATAGCGCGGGACAATTCATTCTGTTGTTGCTCTGCCTGCTTGCGTTCGCTGATATCAGCAATGATTCCGGCAAAGATGCCAAATTGAGGAATGTCGGTTACCGAAAGTTCAATCGGGAATGTTGTTCCATCGCGGCGGCAGGCTTTCAGTTCCCGTCTGGCTCCCACGATTTCTGATTCCCCGGTTTCCAGGTAACGGGCGATGTATTCGTCGTGATGTGTTCGCGTGGGGGGAGAAGTCAGGATGCTGACATTCTGATCGATGATTTCCTCGGCTTGATAACCAAACATTTTCTCAGCAGCCGGGTTAAATGATTGTACGATGCCTTTGCGGTTGATCGTAATCACCGCTTCAATGGCAGTATCCACAATGGCTTTGAGTTGTGCCTGCGTCTGGCGTAATTCGCTGGAGACGGTCTTGTTTTGCAGGATTCGTTTCAAGGAAGCACGAAAGAGATCGGGGTCAATTGGTTTGACAAAATAGTCGGCAATACCGTTTCGAAAAGCGATGATCATGTTTTCAATTCTGTGTTGAGATGTGACCACCAGTAACTCGGCATGCGGGGCCAGCTGTTTCAGCTGGGGGAGAAGTTCGTCAATTCTACCATCAGGGAGATCGTGCTCGAGAATGATCAGGAAATAGTCAGACCAATTATTTCGGTCCAGCATTTGTTCCTGTGTTTCTGCAATATCAATGCGATAGCCGTCTCTCAACAAGATCTGGATCAGCTGAGACCGTGATTCGGAATCTGGTTCTACCAGCAGAACTGGTAAGCCTTGCGGATTAGACATGCTAGACGAATTATTTCCGGAAGTGAAATTCAATGAGCCCCCTTTAACCTTTCATATCTACTTCAAAATACCTGTTCGTACTGAGTCTGTAAATAAGATCCCGCGATTTTGTGCACCGGCTGGAATTTGACTGGGGAATTCCCCTATTCAATTTCGGAAAGAATCCCCGTTTTCCAAAAATGACAGAGTCTGTAATCTAGTCCACACTGGATGATTCACTTAAGAAATGCGTTTCGCGTAGAGCAATGGTATTCTCTGTTTTAGCTTAAGCAGATTGAGATTAACAGAAAATTCACTTTAAAATTCGTTTTACAAATGAATCATCATAAGGGCAGATAGTACGAGAGAGTCAGGTCAAAGGCAGGGCTCGTGTGCTCAATTGGTATGGAATGTACTATCTCGGCGTCTCTCTTTGAGTCGTGAAAAAACTTCTGAGCATAACTGGCAGGGATGTCTCGTGTTTTTCATCTTGGTTCAAGCGCTCTCTCCAGGAAATGATCTCAATGAAAACGACAGACAGTTCAACGGCATCAAAACATAAACAGAGTGGCACTCATTCCCGGAATCGATTTCTCCAGGAAGCGCAGGCAGAAGCATTAGATCATGGGTTAATTGCTGATCTGGCGAATGAACAGATCCGCCAGATGGCAAAGGAAGAACTGGTGCGGGTAATTAAAGCTGCCAATCCCTCTGTTTTGAATGCAGATTGTCGGCAACGTCTGCACTTGTTTGATCAAGTGACACTGCAACGGCTTGCGTTTTTGGCACGTTATTGCTGTCAGAACCATATTTCACGCACACAGATTTCAGGGAAAGGACGTCATGCTCGTTTTAACTCGAAAAAAAAATGAATCGATTCGGATTGCCGACGATATCGTTTTGACTGTCGTCAGGGTTCATGGCGGAAAAGTCAAGCTGGGCATTGAATGCCCGCGCAAAGTACCGATCCGACGAAGTGAGGTTCCACCAGCGCCTGTAAGTGAACCTGAGCTGTGTCTGGTCGAGCAGTTTGGGGAGTAGGCACTCGCCCTTTGACGAATCTCATCAGGAGTTCCCTGAGGAGGGAGGATAGGGGCTATCTCTTTCGGTTGGTACACAGCCTGTGGCGTGAGATTTAATTCAGTAACGGAGGAGAATGAAATGACACTCAAACCAGCGATTCGAGGAACTGTGGCACGATCCGATCGAGGCTTACCAGGGCTCAGTTCATTTTGGGGCAGGGCTCCTTTGGGAACGCTTCGAGATGAAATGGACAATCTGTTGAGCACGTTCTCCGGTGATGGAGGGATCGCGGTCGGTTTCAATGCCATGCTGGACATGTCGGAAACGGATGACGCAATCGAAGTGAAACTGGATGTACCAGGAATTCAACCCGAAGAGATTGAAGTGGAAGTGATTGGGAATTCGTTGCTGATCACGGGAGAGCGAAAAGAAGAGAAAGAGGAAAAAGGGAAAACCTTTCATCGAATTGAACGGACGAGCGGCCGCTTTTCCCGGTCTGTCAAATTGCCTTGTGAAGTGCAGAGTGAACACATTGAAGCAGAGTGTGCGGATGGTGTGTTGACCGTAAAACTTCCCAAGTCTGATTTCAGAAAGCCACATAAAGTCACTGTAAAAACGAAATCCTGAGATGACAATCGAAGCTGACACGCTTGGGGAAGCCTGTTTTTGAAATCCATCGGATTGAGAGCTTTTGTAATACAAAAAACTAAGGAGAGTATGGTGAAACTACAAGGAGAGATGCGAAGCAGATTGCTTCCCAATCC
This genomic interval from Gimesia alba contains the following:
- a CDS encoding magnesium chelatase, translating into MNRPTNLAELRESGWQSKTVKREIYDNLMRALQSGEELFPGIVGYDDTVIPDIVLALLSEHDMLFLGEKGQAKSRIMRLLVRFLDPEIPYLDIPESPVHDDPYQPITSTGRKFLANTPDHEVPIAWWSREDRYAERLAPGTKFADVIGEIDPAKLAHGESMSAESALHFGLIPRMHRGIFAMNELPELDELVQVGLFNILEERDVQIRGYPIRFDLDMLILFSSNPSTFNRSGKVIPQLKDRIGSVIHTHYPRDRSLGIEIMEQEANVELDGEVPVVVPYFMREIIEQITVAARASKYIDHDSGVSARFSIANYRMMVASARRRGAVLGEKPAVPRISDLGHLYSSSLGKLELDLMGASQMSERQVLDAIIAQAIQDVFQEYIVEHGLAEISEIFAQGIKIEVGDMLPSSQYADRLKRVPPIWDKAFEVNASGDEAIRASCIEFVLAGLYANSKISRSQDHGRITYET
- a CDS encoding PAS domain S-box protein produces the protein MSNPQGLPVLLVEPDSESRSQLIQILLRDGYRIDIAETQEQMLDRNNWSDYFLIILEHDLPDGRIDELLPQLKQLAPHAELLVVTSQHRIENMIIAFRNGIADYFVKPIDPDLFRASLKRILQNKTVSSELRQTQAQLKAIVDTAIEAVITINRKGIVQSFNPAAEKMFGYQAEEIIDQNVSILTSPPTRTHHDEYIARYLETGESEIVGARRELKACRRDGTTFPIELSVTDIPQFGIFAGIIADISERKQAEQQQNELSRAIAVAGQQERRNLANILHDHLQQVLVGVRIHLDIAKNDTTDETIKQTLVRADELLNQGLEITRSLTAELNPVVLHEEGLATAVEWLAQNMKERYKLNVTLDLDQRANPKSETSKIVLYECIRELLFNVVKHSQTDEAHVSLKHLPNQDIEVTVSDQGIGFDTEQLDHQLSDASGIGLSNVEFRLSLIKGKFWLESQEGAGTTAHIIAYLNSDKVSDPNTGV
- a CDS encoding carbon storage regulator, encoding MLVLTRKKNESIRIADDIVLTVVRVHGGKVKLGIECPRKVPIRRSEVPPAPVSEPELCLVEQFGE
- a CDS encoding Hsp20/alpha crystallin family protein, with amino-acid sequence MTLKPAIRGTVARSDRGLPGLSSFWGRAPLGTLRDEMDNLLSTFSGDGGIAVGFNAMLDMSETDDAIEVKLDVPGIQPEEIEVEVIGNSLLITGERKEEKEEKGKTFHRIERTSGRFSRSVKLPCEVQSEHIEAECADGVLTVKLPKSDFRKPHKVTVKTKS